Proteins encoded together in one Chryseobacterium sp. G0201 window:
- the hpt gene encoding hypoxanthine phosphoribosyltransferase, with amino-acid sequence MESIKVHDKTFVPYLEDAEIQEIVKATALKIYEDYKDEVPVFIGVLNGVIMFFSDLLKHYPGECEIAFIQMSSYAGTESTGIVYQKMELTKDVKDRHIILVEDIVDTGNTVESLFKYFNETQRPKSVKIASFLLKPEVYKKDFKLDYIGKEIPNKFVLGYGLDYDELGRNLPNLYQLSDGQINH; translated from the coding sequence ATGGAAAGTATTAAAGTTCACGACAAAACTTTTGTTCCTTATCTGGAGGACGCCGAAATTCAGGAGATCGTAAAAGCTACAGCTTTAAAAATTTATGAAGATTACAAGGATGAAGTTCCTGTTTTCATTGGTGTTTTGAACGGAGTTATCATGTTCTTCTCAGACCTTTTGAAGCATTATCCCGGTGAATGCGAGATTGCTTTCATCCAGATGAGTTCTTACGCAGGAACAGAATCTACAGGAATCGTTTACCAGAAAATGGAATTAACGAAGGACGTAAAAGACCGTCACATCATCCTTGTAGAGGACATCGTAGATACAGGAAATACGGTTGAAAGTCTTTTCAAATATTTTAACGAAACACAGCGACCGAAATCTGTAAAAATTGCTTCATTCTTATTAAAACCTGAAGTTTACAAGAAAGATTTCAAGCTGGATTATATCGGAAAAGAAATTCCGAACAAATTTGTTCTTGGTTATGGGTTAGATTATGATGAACTAGGAAGAAACCTTCCGAATTTATATCAATTATCTGACGGACAAATCAACCATTAA
- the obgE gene encoding GTPase ObgE — translation MSNFVDYVKIHCKSGHGGAGSAHLRREKYIPKGGPDGGDGGRGGHVIMKGNAQEWTLLPLRYTRHIKAERGQNGAKNQLTGAYGEDVYINVPIGTIAKNEDGEIIGEIMEDGQEIILMEGGKGGKGNEHFKSSTNQTPRFAQPGMDGQEGFVVFELKILADVGLVGFPNAGKSTLLSSVSAAKPKIANYAFTTLTPNLGIVDYRNYKSFVMADIPGIIEGAAEGKGLGHRFLRHIERNSILLFLIPADSESHFQEFKILENELKEYNPELLDKDYIISISKSDLVDEELRKEISAEFPENKKPLFFSGVTGEGLMELKDAIWKQLHG, via the coding sequence ATGTCAAATTTTGTAGATTACGTAAAGATTCATTGTAAAAGCGGTCATGGTGGCGCAGGTTCTGCCCATCTTCGCCGTGAAAAATATATCCCTAAGGGCGGTCCTGATGGTGGAGACGGAGGTCGTGGAGGCCACGTTATCATGAAAGGAAATGCTCAGGAATGGACTTTACTACCCCTTCGATACACGCGCCACATCAAGGCTGAGCGTGGTCAGAACGGGGCTAAAAACCAGCTTACAGGAGCTTACGGAGAAGATGTTTACATCAATGTACCTATCGGAACCATTGCTAAGAATGAAGATGGTGAGATCATTGGTGAGATCATGGAAGACGGTCAGGAAATCATCCTGATGGAAGGAGGAAAAGGAGGAAAAGGAAACGAACATTTCAAATCTTCTACCAACCAAACTCCCAGGTTTGCACAACCGGGAATGGACGGGCAGGAAGGTTTCGTAGTTTTCGAACTTAAAATCTTAGCTGATGTTGGATTGGTAGGTTTCCCTAATGCAGGAAAATCAACTCTTTTATCATCTGTTTCTGCAGCTAAGCCGAAAATTGCAAACTATGCATTTACGACTTTAACGCCCAATTTAGGAATCGTTGATTACAGAAATTACAAATCTTTTGTAATGGCTGATATTCCGGGAATTATTGAAGGTGCTGCGGAAGGAAAAGGTCTTGGTCACCGTTTCCTAAGACATATTGAAAGAAACTCGATCTTATTATTCCTTATTCCTGCAGATTCTGAAAGTCATTTTCAAGAGTTTAAAATCCTGGAGAATGAATTGAAAGAATACAACCCCGAATTATTAGATAAAGATTACATTATTTCTATCTCAAAATCCGATCTGGTAGATGAGGAGCTTAGAAAAGAGATCTCTGCAGAATTCCCTGAAAATAAAAAACCTTTATTTTTCTCAGGTGTTACGGGAGAAGGCTTGATGGAGCTGAAAGATGCGATCTGGAAGCAGTTGCACGGATAA
- a CDS encoding alpha/beta fold hydrolase yields MRSLQKSGYLSSTINDQTNLFYTLFYPETIPVKATLQIVHGMQEHSGRYSEIAEYFANLRFAVLTYDHLGHGKSVKDKKDIGFFQLNNPDERLITDSEKMSKHLMSQYPNVPHFILGHSMGSFITRCLLQRMGNQFAGAIITGTGGSLTGINLVTTYFSLVNKITPHKRTFFNNLFTIVNNQKFKKDNNFSDTSWLSLNPTNRNAFSQDELCGIPFTNNAFYALFSVYKKATARNWAQTIPKSFPFLFISGQNDPIGDFGKGVTQTVENLKIDGFKDVNVKLHPQMRHEILNEEMREDILNDIYQWILERL; encoded by the coding sequence ATGAGATCACTACAAAAATCAGGATACCTATCTTCAACTATAAACGACCAAACCAACCTCTTTTACACTTTATTCTATCCTGAAACAATTCCTGTAAAAGCAACCTTGCAAATCGTTCATGGTATGCAGGAACACAGTGGCAGATATTCGGAGATTGCAGAATATTTTGCCAATCTAAGATTTGCGGTATTGACTTATGATCATTTAGGACACGGAAAATCGGTAAAAGACAAAAAAGATATCGGATTCTTTCAACTTAATAATCCGGATGAAAGATTGATTACAGATTCAGAAAAGATGAGTAAACACCTAATGAGTCAATATCCGAATGTTCCTCATTTTATTCTTGGACATTCAATGGGTTCTTTTATTACGCGTTGTTTGCTGCAAAGAATGGGTAATCAATTTGCGGGTGCTATTATTACGGGAACAGGAGGATCTTTGACTGGTATTAATTTAGTAACAACTTATTTTTCGTTAGTCAATAAAATAACGCCCCATAAACGTACTTTTTTCAATAATCTTTTTACGATTGTCAATAATCAGAAATTCAAAAAAGACAACAATTTCAGTGATACAAGCTGGCTCAGTCTGAATCCTACCAACAGAAATGCTTTTTCTCAGGATGAACTTTGTGGAATTCCTTTCACCAACAATGCATTTTATGCGTTATTCAGTGTTTATAAAAAAGCGACGGCAAGAAATTGGGCACAAACAATTCCGAAGTCCTTCCCTTTTCTATTTATTAGCGGTCAAAATGATCCCATAGGCGATTTTGGAAAAGGAGTTACGCAGACTGTTGAGAATTTAAAGATTGATGGTTTTAAAGATGTAAATGTAAAACTGCATCCTCAAATGCGCCACGAAATATTGAATGAAGAGATGAGAGAAGATATTCTGAATGATATTTATCAATGGATTTTGGAGCGTTTATAA
- a CDS encoding type II toxin-antitoxin system ParD family antitoxin, whose product MAKNTSILLGDYFDNFISQQIKSGKYSSASEVVRTALRMFEHEESKKTELINELKKGEKSGFVENFDRKEFLKNLHQKHSAD is encoded by the coding sequence ATGGCAAAAAACACATCCATATTATTAGGAGATTATTTTGACAACTTTATTAGTCAACAGATTAAGTCTGGCAAATACTCTTCGGCAAGTGAAGTTGTAAGAACAGCTTTAAGAATGTTTGAACATGAGGAATCTAAGAAAACAGAATTAATCAACGAATTAAAAAAAGGTGAAAAATCTGGTTTTGTTGAAAATTTTGACCGTAAAGAATTTTTGAAAAATCTTCATCAAAAACATTCTGCTGACTAA
- a CDS encoding type II toxin-antitoxin system RelE/ParE family toxin, which translates to MKYKISKEASNDLEKIWLYTFETWSVKQADHYFDLLMNEIEYLSENPTSGKDYGEIRKGYFRSRVKSHFIFYKINLKNEEIEIIRILHQQMDISSRLDE; encoded by the coding sequence ATGAAATACAAAATCAGTAAAGAAGCATCAAATGATTTAGAAAAAATCTGGCTTTACACCTTCGAAACTTGGTCAGTAAAACAGGCAGATCATTATTTTGATTTGCTCATGAATGAAATTGAGTATTTATCTGAGAATCCAACATCCGGAAAAGATTACGGTGAAATAAGAAAAGGATATTTCCGTTCAAGGGTGAAATCTCATTTTATATTTTACAAAATCAATCTTAAAAATGAAGAAATTGAAATTATAAGAATTCTTCATCAACAAATGGATATTTCATCAAGATTGGATGAATAA
- a CDS encoding ABC-F family ATP-binding cassette domain-containing protein, with the protein MLFLQNISFGFPAGNLLFNSINLTIQSHTKSALVGSNGMGKSTLLKIIANEIEPLEGSVNIQGDIFYVPQMFGNFNHLTVAECLKIDKKLDALQKITNGEVDEIYFEILNDDWDIEERCQMALQHWKLENLDLNQTLESLSGGQKTKVFLAGIQINQPEIILLDEPTNHLDLEGRNLLYKLIEKTNSTVVIVSHDRTLLNLVDTIFELSNQGISTYGGNFDFYVEQKEIENEALQNDIHSKERALKKAKEKERETIERKQKLDARGKGKQEKSGVARIMMNMLRNNAEKNSSKLKSIHAEKISDISGDLRDLRSSVRNADQMKVNFNDSELHSGKILITAEEINYAYDDENLWQENLNFEIRSGDRISINGSNGSGKTTLIKLLLGDLQPTVGEIIKSDFNTIYIDQEYSLIDRDSTIYDFAQQFNDNALQESEVKTLLSRFLFGKETWDKIGDVLSGGERLRLLLCGLSISNKAPDMIILDEPTNNLDLQNVEILTNSIKDYHGTLLVISHDEIFLNEIGVDNEIVLS; encoded by the coding sequence ATGCTTTTTCTACAAAATATATCTTTTGGGTTTCCTGCAGGGAATCTGCTTTTTAATTCTATTAATTTAACGATACAATCACACACAAAATCGGCTTTGGTCGGAAGTAATGGCATGGGAAAATCTACCTTGCTGAAAATCATTGCAAATGAAATTGAACCTTTGGAGGGAAGTGTCAATATTCAGGGGGATATTTTTTATGTTCCGCAGATGTTTGGAAATTTTAATCATCTGACGGTTGCGGAATGTTTAAAAATTGACAAAAAATTAGATGCACTTCAAAAAATAACGAATGGTGAAGTGGATGAAATCTATTTTGAAATTTTAAATGATGATTGGGACATTGAAGAACGATGTCAAATGGCTTTACAACACTGGAAACTTGAAAATTTAGATTTAAATCAAACTTTGGAAAGCCTGAGTGGCGGACAAAAAACGAAAGTTTTCCTTGCCGGAATTCAAATTAATCAACCTGAAATTATTTTACTCGATGAACCCACGAATCATCTCGATTTGGAAGGAAGAAATCTTTTGTATAAGCTTATCGAAAAGACGAATTCGACTGTTGTGATCGTTAGTCACGACCGAACTTTATTGAATTTGGTTGATACTATTTTTGAATTGAGCAATCAGGGAATTTCGACTTATGGCGGAAATTTTGATTTCTATGTCGAACAAAAAGAAATTGAAAATGAGGCGTTGCAAAACGATATTCATTCCAAAGAACGTGCGTTGAAAAAGGCAAAAGAAAAGGAACGAGAAACCATCGAGCGAAAACAAAAACTGGATGCGCGAGGAAAAGGAAAGCAGGAGAAATCGGGTGTGGCGAGGATTATGATGAATATGCTTCGAAATAATGCCGAAAAAAATTCTTCTAAATTGAAAAGTATTCATGCTGAGAAAATCAGTGATATTTCGGGAGATTTGCGGGATTTGCGATCGTCTGTGAGAAATGCTGATCAGATGAAAGTGAATTTTAATGATTCAGAGCTGCATTCTGGGAAAATTTTGATTACGGCAGAGGAAATTAATTATGCATATGATGATGAAAATCTTTGGCAGGAAAATCTCAATTTTGAAATCAGAAGTGGCGACAGAATTTCGATTAATGGCTCGAATGGTTCAGGGAAAACGACTTTAATAAAGCTGTTGCTTGGAGATTTGCAACCGACTGTCGGTGAAATTATAAAATCGGACTTTAATACAATTTATATTGATCAGGAATATTCTCTGATTGATCGAGATTCAACGATTTATGATTTTGCCCAACAATTCAACGACAATGCATTACAAGAATCTGAAGTGAAAACATTGTTATCAAGATTTTTATTCGGAAAAGAAACTTGGGATAAAATAGGAGATGTTTTGAGCGGTGGTGAACGTCTACGACTTCTTCTGTGCGGACTTTCCATCAGCAATAAAGCTCCGGATATGATTATTCTCGATGAACCGACGAATAATTTAGATCTTCAAAACGTGGAAATTCTCACGAATTCTATTAAAGATTATCATGGAACTTTGCTGGTGATTTCGCATGATGAGATTTTTTTAAATGAAATTGGAGTTGATAATGAAATTGTTTTAAGCTAA
- a CDS encoding adenylate kinase, with translation MINIVLFGPPGSGKGTQAQNLIEKFNLKQISTGDLFRFNMKNDTDLGKLAKSYIDKGELVPDQVTTDMLIDELRKPTDAAGFIFDGYPRTAVQTEALEKIVKDELNDKIDVCLSLIVEDTILVERLLKRGETSGRNDDSNVEIIENRIKEYYAKTAEVAELYKQQGKYVEVNGVGEINEISEKLFAEVEKIK, from the coding sequence ATGATAAACATTGTTCTGTTCGGCCCTCCAGGAAGTGGAAAAGGAACTCAAGCTCAGAATCTGATCGAGAAATTTAATTTAAAACAAATCTCAACAGGTGACCTTTTCAGATTCAACATGAAAAATGATACTGATCTTGGGAAATTAGCTAAATCTTACATCGATAAAGGAGAATTGGTTCCCGATCAGGTAACGACAGATATGCTGATCGACGAGTTGAGAAAGCCAACGGATGCCGCAGGATTTATTTTCGACGGATATCCTAGAACTGCAGTGCAGACAGAAGCTTTAGAAAAAATAGTAAAAGATGAATTGAACGACAAAATTGATGTATGTCTTTCATTAATCGTAGAAGATACTATTTTAGTTGAAAGACTCCTGAAAAGAGGTGAAACAAGTGGAAGAAACGATGACAGCAATGTAGAAATCATCGAAAACAGAATTAAAGAATATTATGCAAAAACAGCTGAGGTAGCTGAATTGTATAAGCAGCAAGGAAAATATGTAGAGGTAAACGGAGTTGGCGAGATCAACGAAATCTCTGAAAAGCTCTTTGCTGAAGTAGAAAAAATAAAATAG